One window of Lawsonibacter asaccharolyticus genomic DNA carries:
- a CDS encoding DNA-binding helix-turn-helix protein: MDWIAIGSRIRKQREYLGYTREQFAELLEVTPKFCSDIELGVKGMSVPTLCKISSTLRLTTDYILFGRAEVRADDPISLLLHSCTNTEREYAESLLKTFLLAMSQDHP; this comes from the coding sequence ATGGACTGGATAGCAATCGGAAGCAGGATACGAAAACAGCGGGAATATCTTGGCTACACCAGAGAACAGTTTGCCGAACTGCTGGAGGTCACACCGAAATTTTGTTCGGATATTGAACTCGGCGTCAAAGGGATGTCTGTTCCGACCCTCTGTAAGATATCTTCCACGCTCCGTCTGACCACAGATTATATTCTATTTGGCAGAGCAGAGGTCCGGGCCGACGATCCAATCTCTCTTCTCCTCCACAGTTGTACAAATACAGAGCGGGAGTATGCCGAAAGTCTGTTAAAAACCTTTCTTTTGGCCATGAGTCAGGACCACCCGTAA
- a CDS encoding transposase IS200-family protein, whose amino-acid sequence MIKKKEETDSLAHTKWNCKYHIVFAPKYRRQVIYGQIRSDIGVIIRKLCEYKGVEIIEAEACPDHIHMLVSIPPKYSVSQFMGYLKGKSSLMIFDRHANLKYKYGNRQFWCKGYYVDTVGRNKKAIAEYIRNQLQEDKISDQLTIKEYYDPFTGEPVNKSK is encoded by the coding sequence GTGATAAAGAAAAAAGAAGAAACAGACAGCTTGGCCCACACAAAATGGAACTGTAAGTATCATATAGTCTTCGCCCCAAAATATCGAAGACAAGTGATATATGGGCAGATTCGATCGGATATCGGGGTGATTATTCGGAAACTGTGCGAGTATAAAGGTGTGGAAATCATAGAGGCAGAGGCTTGTCCGGATCATATCCATATGCTCGTAAGTATACCACCGAAGTATAGTGTATCACAGTTTATGGGATATCTCAAAGGAAAAAGTTCACTGATGATATTCGATCGACATGCGAATTTGAAGTATAAGTATGGAAATCGACAGTTCTGGTGTAAGGGATATTACGTGGATACGGTGGGAAGAAACAAAAAAGCCATTGCGGAGTATATCCGAAATCAGCTCCAGGAAGACAAAATAAGCGACCAGCTCACAATCAAAGAATACTATGACCCGTTTACGGGTGAGCCGGTTAATAAGAGCAAGTAA
- a CDS encoding transposase family protein gives MNNVAGIDVSKGKSMVSVLRPFGEVVAKPFSIGHTGSELKELADYLKSLDGETRVVMEHTGRYYEPVARFLHEEGVFVSAVNPKLIKDYGNNTLRKVKTDKADARKIARYGLDNWAELRQHTPMDTIRMQLKTLNRQQSLYAKTKTMMKNNLIALLDQTYPGVNALFDSPVREDGSQKWVDFATAFWHVDCVRNMSLTAFAERYRKWCKRHGYNFSQSKAVEVHTGAQDLIAMLPKDALTKTMVRQAIDALNAVSASLERLKAEMQALAAQLPEYPVVMAMHGVGDSLGPQLMAELGDVARFTHRNAITAFAGVDPGADQSGTHEAKSTRVSKSGPPELRRALFLVMDCLLKTQPQDDPVYRFMDKKRAEGKPYLVYMTAGANKFLRIYYGRVKEYLASLEEN, from the coding sequence ATGAACAATGTGGCAGGGATCGATGTTTCCAAAGGAAAGAGCATGGTATCCGTTCTCCGCCCTTTTGGAGAAGTGGTAGCAAAACCATTTTCTATTGGTCACACCGGCAGTGAACTCAAGGAGCTGGCAGACTACTTGAAAAGCCTGGACGGTGAGACACGAGTAGTCATGGAGCATACCGGACGGTACTATGAGCCGGTAGCCCGTTTTCTTCATGAGGAGGGCGTCTTTGTCAGCGCAGTCAATCCGAAGCTTATCAAAGACTACGGGAACAACACCCTGCGAAAAGTGAAAACAGACAAGGCAGATGCCCGGAAGATTGCCCGCTATGGGCTTGACAACTGGGCAGAATTGCGCCAACATACACCCATGGATACGATTCGAATGCAACTGAAAACGCTGAACCGGCAGCAGAGTCTATACGCTAAGACTAAGACGATGATGAAAAACAACCTCATCGCCCTTCTTGACCAGACCTATCCCGGCGTCAACGCCCTATTTGACAGCCCTGTCCGTGAGGACGGCAGCCAGAAGTGGGTGGACTTTGCCACGGCCTTTTGGCATGTGGACTGTGTGCGAAACATGAGCCTCACTGCCTTTGCCGAGCGTTACCGTAAGTGGTGTAAACGGCATGGCTACAACTTCAGCCAGAGCAAAGCCGTTGAGGTCCACACCGGAGCACAGGACCTGATTGCCATGCTCCCCAAGGACGCTCTGACCAAAACCATGGTCCGGCAGGCCATTGATGCGCTGAACGCCGTCTCTGCCTCTCTGGAACGGCTCAAGGCTGAAATGCAGGCCCTGGCAGCCCAGCTCCCGGAATACCCTGTGGTCATGGCCATGCACGGTGTAGGCGATTCTCTCGGCCCTCAGCTTATGGCGGAGCTTGGGGATGTGGCCCGGTTTACCCACCGAAACGCCATTACCGCTTTTGCGGGCGTTGACCCTGGCGCTGACCAGTCCGGCACTCACGAGGCTAAGAGCACAAGGGTTTCCAAAAGCGGGCCGCCGGAGCTGCGCCGCGCCTTATTCCTGGTTATGGACTGCCTACTGAAAACACAGCCCCAGGATGACCCGGTATACCGTTTCATGGACAAGAAACGAGCCGAGGGCAAACCCTATCTGGTTTACATGACAGCCGGCGCCAACAAGTTCCTGCGCATCTATTATGGCAGAGTAAAAGAATATCTGGCATCTCTGGAGGAAAATTAA
- a CDS encoding resolvase protein: MRIGYIRVSTQEQNTIRQEILMERLGVDELYIDRASGKNAQRPELQKMMEYVRKGDTVIVESISRFARNTRDLLELVERLTGKGVEFISQKEAIDTTTPTGKFMLTVFGAVAELEREYILQRQREGIAAAKGQGRYKGRKPIEPPGLDIVIRRWQAGELTAAEAMRKLNLSPSTFYRKAKRFAG, from the coding sequence ATGAGAATCGGCTATATCAGAGTGAGCACACAAGAGCAGAATACGATTCGCCAGGAGATTCTGATGGAACGCCTGGGGGTGGATGAGCTCTACATTGACCGGGCCAGTGGGAAAAATGCACAGAGACCGGAACTGCAGAAAATGATGGAATATGTGCGAAAGGGGGATACCGTTATTGTCGAGTCGATCAGCCGGTTTGCTCGGAACACCCGCGACCTGCTCGAATTAGTAGAGCGCCTTACGGGTAAAGGAGTGGAATTCATATCCCAGAAGGAGGCGATCGACACTACGACGCCCACAGGAAAGTTTATGCTGACCGTCTTTGGTGCGGTGGCAGAACTGGAACGGGAATACATCCTCCAGCGGCAGCGGGAGGGAATTGCGGCTGCAAAAGGTCAGGGCCGATACAAGGGGCGAAAACCCATTGAGCCGCCAGGTCTGGACATAGTTATACGGCGGTGGCAGGCAGGAGAGCTGACAGCAGCAGAAGCTATGAGAAAGCTGAACTTGTCACCCAGCACATTTTATCGGAAAGCAAAAAGATTCGCCGGTTAA
- a CDS encoding antirestriction protein gives MAENYGEKKRMKILVVEPGKVPSVREISQGLKAIQQVVGGPIQAVYPFQDSAALVCHEEGKLLKLPLNRALRTEDGTVYDMIAGPFFVCGLAGDSLASLTEEQIQRYMSIFQRPEQFLNISGSLLILPE, from the coding sequence ATGGCAGAGAATTATGGTGAGAAAAAGCGCATGAAAATTCTAGTGGTGGAGCCAGGAAAAGTGCCCTCTGTAAGAGAAATCTCACAGGGTCTGAAGGCAATACAGCAGGTGGTGGGCGGCCCAATCCAAGCAGTTTATCCCTTTCAGGATTCTGCCGCCCTTGTGTGTCACGAGGAAGGAAAGCTGCTGAAGCTGCCCCTGAATCGAGCCCTGCGAACGGAAGATGGGACGGTCTATGATATGATCGCCGGCCCTTTCTTTGTGTGCGGACTGGCCGGGGACAGCCTTGCTTCCCTGACTGAGGAACAGATTCAGAGATATATGAGCATCTTCCAGCGACCAGAGCAGTTCCTGAACATCAGCGGAAGTCTGCTGATCCTACCTGAATAA
- a CDS encoding DNA binding domain excisionase family — MYRDSLDYAQDRFTNVLESCAVLTPAEVMEVLGIWKNSVYTLLNSGKLRGFRIGRSWRISAEALEEFIAK, encoded by the coding sequence ATGTACCGTGATTCACTCGACTACGCCCAGGACCGGTTCACAAACGTCCTGGAATCCTGCGCCGTCCTTACTCCGGCTGAAGTAATGGAAGTTCTTGGAATTTGGAAAAATAGTGTCTATACACTCTTGAATTCCGGGAAGCTCCGTGGATTTCGGATTGGAAGAAGCTGGAGGATTTCAGCAGAGGCACTGGAGGAATTCATTGCAAAATAA
- a CDS encoding site-specific recombinases, with protein sequence MSKAAIYCRLSEEDRNKASAEDDSASIQNQKSMLLQYAIQQGWEVFHIYSDDDYTGSDRNRPEFRRLLADAQAHKFDIILCKTQSRFTRELELVEKYIHGLFPLWGIRFVSIVDNADTDNKGNKKSRQINGLVNEWYLEDMSDNIRSVLTNRREQGFHIGAFALYGYQKDPAQKGHLIIDPEAAAVVRRVFTLFSQGYGKTAIARILNEDGIPNPTEYKRQKGLRYQSPPGKTGTLWKYPAISHMLTNEIYIGNMVQGRYGSVSYKSKQNKPRPKDQWIRVEHTHEAIIDQDLWERVQALINEKTKPFTGGSIGLFAKKVRCANCGYTMRSTKNRGRHYLQCSNRRVSKEACTGAFISVEKLERIVVQELNRLSAQYLDQDKLERNLEFSSSLLAQRQKVLDQRSKYQAQHEEFQTGLRELYLDKVRGILSESDFLSLSQDFSKEKELLEGKIAETNRRLEELDARIAAGDNRRELVQRYTNLEHLTREMVEALIDYILVGKRQPGENDPPVEIHWNF encoded by the coding sequence ATGTCCAAAGCCGCAATCTACTGCCGTCTGTCGGAAGAAGACCGGAATAAGGCCTCCGCCGAGGACGACAGTGCCAGCATACAAAACCAGAAGTCCATGCTTCTACAGTACGCCATACAGCAGGGCTGGGAAGTATTTCACATTTACAGCGACGATGACTACACAGGTTCTGACCGAAACCGTCCGGAGTTTCGCCGCCTTCTAGCGGATGCTCAGGCCCATAAATTTGATATCATCCTCTGCAAAACTCAGTCCCGCTTTACCCGTGAGCTGGAACTGGTAGAAAAATACATACACGGTCTTTTCCCGCTGTGGGGAATCCGTTTCGTCAGCATTGTGGACAATGCGGATACCGACAACAAGGGGAACAAAAAATCCCGCCAGATCAATGGTCTGGTAAACGAATGGTATCTGGAGGACATGTCCGACAATATTCGCAGCGTCCTCACCAATCGCCGGGAACAGGGCTTTCATATTGGCGCCTTCGCCCTCTACGGATACCAGAAGGACCCGGCTCAGAAGGGCCATCTGATCATTGACCCAGAGGCCGCCGCAGTCGTGCGCCGGGTCTTTACCTTGTTTTCACAAGGATACGGAAAAACGGCCATCGCCCGAATTCTGAATGAGGATGGGATCCCCAATCCCACCGAGTATAAGCGCCAGAAAGGATTGCGGTACCAATCTCCCCCTGGAAAAACAGGAACGCTGTGGAAATATCCTGCCATCTCCCACATGCTGACCAATGAGATCTACATCGGCAACATGGTCCAGGGGCGGTACGGCAGTGTATCTTATAAAAGCAAACAGAACAAGCCCCGCCCCAAAGATCAATGGATCCGGGTCGAACACACTCACGAGGCAATCATCGACCAGGACCTATGGGAGCGGGTTCAGGCCTTAATAAACGAAAAGACAAAACCCTTTACAGGTGGGTCGATTGGGCTCTTTGCCAAAAAGGTTCGCTGCGCCAATTGCGGATACACTATGCGCTCCACGAAAAACCGCGGGCGGCACTATCTCCAGTGCTCCAACCGGCGCGTTTCAAAAGAGGCCTGTACCGGCGCATTTATTTCCGTGGAAAAGCTGGAACGCATCGTGGTCCAGGAATTGAACCGGCTTTCCGCGCAGTATTTGGATCAAGATAAGCTGGAACGAAACCTGGAGTTTTCCAGCTCTCTCCTGGCTCAAAGACAGAAGGTGCTGGATCAACGTTCCAAATATCAGGCACAGCATGAGGAGTTCCAGACGGGCCTGCGAGAGCTCTATCTGGATAAGGTACGGGGAATTCTGTCCGAGTCGGATTTTCTCAGTCTCTCCCAGGACTTCTCCAAGGAAAAGGAACTGCTCGAGGGAAAAATCGCGGAAACCAACCGTCGGCTGGAAGAACTGGACGCCCGGATTGCCGCCGGGGACAACCGCCGGGAACTGGTCCAGCGTTACACTAATCTGGAGCACCTGACCCGTGAAATGGTGGAGGCCCTCATTGACTATATTTTAGTGGGAAAACGCCAGCCTGGCGAAAATGATCCGCCGGTTGAAATACATTGGAATTTCTAA
- a CDS encoding CRISPR-associated protein cas2, whose translation MTVIAMDSAPESVRGELTRWFLELKPGVFVGRVNSRIRDLLWKRICETDSAAGAVMVFSAPNEQGFEMKVSGDPKRKVNDFEGIQLITVSEEVYRNTEAEECFEFPFELQLLEEEDR comes from the coding sequence ATGACAGTGATTGCAATGGATTCTGCTCCGGAGAGCGTGCGTGGAGAACTGACTCGGTGGTTTCTAGAGTTGAAACCTGGGGTATTTGTCGGAAGGGTCAATTCCAGGATTCGGGATCTCTTGTGGAAGCGGATATGTGAAACTGACTCTGCGGCAGGAGCAGTTATGGTTTTTTCTGCCCCTAACGAGCAGGGGTTTGAAATGAAAGTTTCTGGAGATCCCAAAAGAAAGGTAAATGATTTTGAAGGAATTCAGCTGATCACGGTATCAGAGGAGGTATATAGAAATACAGAAGCGGAAGAATGTTTCGAATTTCCCTTTGAACTTCAACTTCTGGAAGAAGAGGATAGATGA
- a CDS encoding CRISPR-associated endonuclease cas1, with translation MKNLQELPKLKDSISYLYLEHAVIEQNDTAIVAIQKQGRTPIPIAGMTCLLLGPGTSVTHAAIRAICNNGCMAIWCGEHAERFYAAGVGETRSAKNLLVQAKACMDAERHLEVAKRMYQIRFSNLKTEGLTLQQLRGMEGIRVRKAYELAARTTGVRWKKRSYKTEEWDQADPVNQALSEANALLYGLCHAAIVSLGYSPGLGFIHTGKQLSFVYDVADLYKAETTIPAAFEAIQKMKQGEPQKKRIRLTCRAYFANARILSRIAQDLEWIFQETVEEEMVNGPTVGSLWDDRQDTINGGKNYAAERDLL, from the coding sequence TTGAAGAACTTACAGGAATTGCCTAAATTGAAAGACAGCATCAGTTATTTATATTTAGAACATGCTGTCATTGAGCAGAACGACACTGCGATTGTAGCAATTCAGAAGCAGGGGCGGACACCCATCCCAATTGCCGGCATGACATGCTTGTTGCTAGGACCGGGAACCAGTGTGACCCATGCAGCGATTCGGGCGATTTGTAATAACGGATGTATGGCGATTTGGTGTGGAGAACATGCCGAGCGGTTTTATGCTGCGGGAGTAGGGGAGACTAGAAGTGCGAAGAATCTGTTGGTCCAGGCAAAAGCATGTATGGACGCAGAGCGGCATCTGGAAGTGGCAAAAAGGATGTATCAGATTCGGTTTTCGAACTTAAAAACGGAGGGATTGACGTTACAACAACTGCGGGGAATGGAAGGAATTCGGGTTCGGAAGGCCTATGAACTAGCAGCGAGGACAACTGGAGTTCGCTGGAAAAAACGTTCGTACAAAACAGAGGAGTGGGATCAGGCAGACCCAGTCAATCAAGCGCTGTCTGAGGCTAATGCTCTGCTCTATGGTCTGTGCCATGCTGCTATTGTTTCATTGGGCTACTCACCAGGACTGGGATTTATTCATACAGGAAAGCAGCTCTCGTTTGTATATGACGTTGCAGATTTATATAAAGCGGAGACAACCATTCCGGCTGCATTTGAAGCAATCCAGAAAATGAAACAGGGTGAGCCGCAAAAAAAGCGGATTCGACTAACTTGCCGGGCATATTTTGCAAATGCACGTATCTTGTCTCGAATTGCTCAAGATCTGGAATGGATTTTCCAGGAGACGGTAGAGGAAGAAATGGTCAACGGTCCAACTGTAGGCTCCCTGTGGGATGACCGCCAGGATACAATCAACGGAGGAAAAAACTATGCTGCGGAAAGGGACCTTCTATGA
- a CDS encoding CRISPR-associated protein cas6 — translation MYLTKIDLIPQQRGIRQALGDCQQLHQMIMGLFESDRKSSGVIYRVREDRYALAIYLYSNRPANRERLLPGMHFSGERDLTPWLNAMQEGQIWRFDLLASPTKKVAQKNGKNSQRRILRTLEERCTWLTRKGEQNGFRLLSCQELEGSQLTGRHVPARGGRMYLDQYHYQGTLQITDAVLFQNAVREGIGPGKSYGLGMLLLSS, via the coding sequence ATGTATCTGACGAAAATTGACTTGATTCCTCAGCAGCGTGGTATCCGGCAGGCATTGGGCGACTGCCAGCAGCTTCATCAAATGATTATGGGGCTTTTTGAGAGTGATCGGAAAAGCTCGGGCGTAATCTATCGGGTCCGTGAGGACAGGTACGCACTGGCAATCTATCTCTATTCCAATCGGCCTGCGAATCGGGAACGCCTGTTGCCGGGTATGCATTTTTCTGGGGAGCGGGATCTGACGCCCTGGCTGAATGCCATGCAGGAGGGGCAGATTTGGAGATTTGATCTGCTGGCATCGCCTACAAAAAAGGTGGCGCAGAAGAACGGGAAAAACAGCCAGCGCCGGATTCTCAGGACTCTGGAAGAACGCTGTACATGGCTAACCAGGAAAGGAGAGCAGAATGGGTTTCGGCTACTGAGTTGTCAGGAGTTGGAGGGCAGCCAGCTGACTGGCCGTCATGTGCCAGCGCGGGGCGGCCGGATGTATCTGGATCAATATCACTATCAGGGAACGCTCCAAATTACAGATGCAGTGCTATTTCAAAATGCAGTCCGGGAGGGAATTGGTCCCGGAAAATCGTATGGACTTGGAATGCTGCTGCTGAGCTCTTGA
- a CDS encoding CRISPR-associated protein cas5 — MEEKKTLLILRLEGALQSWGDHSKWDVRDSGDFPSKSGVVGLLSCAMGLERGDPEIAALSAALHMAVRVDRPGIRVLDFHTVQGYPLYNAEGKPRSSNTVISPRWYLQDASFLVVLDLPDDWRERVTAALKQPVWPIYLGRKSCVPSRPVFEGVTEAYSDLLDAIQRYPVCMRKGDKSAPQALYYECEIPGDGVGSFTRPDERLSGGREFGLRTVYRGVITREGQDVSDEN, encoded by the coding sequence ATGGAAGAAAAGAAAACTTTGCTGATCCTGCGGCTGGAAGGGGCGCTGCAGTCCTGGGGGGACCACTCTAAATGGGACGTCCGGGACAGTGGGGATTTTCCAAGCAAATCCGGCGTTGTAGGTCTTTTGTCGTGCGCTATGGGATTAGAGCGGGGAGATCCGGAGATTGCAGCTCTGTCCGCAGCCCTACATATGGCGGTGCGGGTGGATCGCCCCGGGATCCGTGTGCTGGATTTCCACACGGTACAGGGGTATCCGCTTTATAACGCGGAGGGGAAGCCCCGGTCAAGCAACACGGTCATCTCACCTCGCTGGTATCTCCAGGACGCCAGTTTTTTGGTGGTGCTGGATCTGCCGGATGATTGGCGGGAGCGGGTGACAGCGGCTCTGAAGCAGCCGGTGTGGCCCATCTACCTGGGACGAAAGAGCTGTGTCCCATCCCGACCTGTGTTTGAAGGAGTGACAGAGGCATACTCCGACTTATTGGATGCGATCCAGCGCTACCCGGTCTGTATGCGGAAGGGAGACAAATCCGCTCCGCAGGCGTTGTACTATGAATGTGAGATTCCAGGAGACGGGGTGGGGAGTTTTACCCGGCCTGACGAAAGACTCTCAGGGGGACGAGAGTTTGGCCTTCGAACCGTCTATCGAGGGGTTATCACCAGGGAGGGACAAGATGTATCTGACGAAAATTGA
- a CDS encoding CRISPR-associated protein cas7, whose product MLYEIHMLKNYPPVNLNRDESGAPKSCMFGGTTRGRVSSQCLKRSWRRSPLFSQTIGAEHLGIRTRKLPQLVAEKLAEMGVSQEYIDTVFPKISGFGNKDGAENKDGSYTAQIVFYAPEDIQAVAEAIYEKLKDCPSLKEVKALKAKDLQEAVKGAESRPVTLDMALFGRMVTSNAFRDVEAAMQVAHAISTNKMNMESDYFTAMDDLLSGEVIEEKGSAMIGDTDYNSACYYIYASLDTDILMKNLKDTPDAEQLVKAAIPALIRTMALTNPSGKQNSFAGNVLPSAILVECKEEKVPVSMVNAFVRPIKPELANDYDLVKGSVQALASQVDTIQNSFGLNVKQRLWFCPTACSIVPECETTVCKTLTELIEQVAAALA is encoded by the coding sequence ATGCTATACGAGATCCATATGCTGAAAAACTATCCCCCGGTCAATCTGAACCGGGATGAGTCTGGCGCTCCCAAGTCCTGTATGTTTGGCGGAACGACCCGGGGCCGTGTGTCCAGCCAGTGCTTGAAGCGGAGCTGGAGGCGTTCGCCGCTGTTCTCTCAGACCATCGGAGCGGAACATCTGGGCATTCGAACCCGTAAGCTGCCCCAACTGGTGGCAGAGAAGCTGGCGGAGATGGGAGTCAGTCAAGAGTATATTGACACTGTATTCCCCAAAATCAGTGGATTTGGCAACAAAGACGGCGCAGAGAATAAGGATGGCAGCTACACCGCACAGATTGTGTTCTATGCGCCGGAAGATATCCAGGCGGTGGCGGAAGCTATTTATGAAAAGCTCAAGGATTGTCCATCCCTGAAAGAGGTCAAGGCATTGAAGGCAAAGGATCTGCAGGAGGCGGTAAAGGGAGCGGAGAGCCGCCCTGTCACACTGGACATGGCACTCTTTGGGAGAATGGTGACTTCCAATGCGTTCCGGGATGTGGAAGCCGCCATGCAGGTGGCCCATGCTATCTCTACCAATAAGATGAACATGGAATCCGACTATTTCACCGCCATGGATGATCTGCTCTCCGGGGAGGTGATAGAGGAAAAAGGGTCCGCCATGATCGGGGATACCGATTACAACTCCGCATGCTACTACATCTATGCCTCTCTGGATACGGATATTTTGATGAAAAACCTGAAGGATACGCCGGATGCAGAGCAGTTGGTGAAAGCGGCCATCCCTGCGTTGATCCGTACTATGGCGTTGACCAACCCATCAGGGAAACAGAACAGCTTTGCTGGAAACGTGCTTCCCAGTGCGATCCTTGTGGAATGCAAGGAGGAGAAGGTGCCGGTCAGTATGGTCAACGCCTTTGTGCGGCCGATTAAACCGGAGCTGGCCAATGACTACGATTTGGTGAAGGGCAGTGTTCAGGCGCTGGCTAGTCAAGTTGACACGATACAGAACAGTTTTGGATTAAACGTGAAACAACGGCTGTGGTTCTGTCCCACAGCATGCTCTATCGTACCAGAATGTGAGACTACGGTGTGCAAGACACTGACAGAATTGATCGAACAGGTGGCGGCTGCTCTGGCGTGA